The Streptomyces sp. B3I8 nucleotide sequence TGGCCGACGCTCGAGTCCTGGCGGTTCGCGGCCGAACACGGCATCGACGTGTCCTCGGAGATGGGCGGGTGGGTCACCGATGCCGAACAGCTCCTCACCTCCGGCCTGCTGCACCCGGGACACACCCTCAACCACTGCTCGGGGCTGACGGACAGGTCGTGGGACGCCATCGCCGAGAGCGGCGCCGCGGTGAACGTCGTTCCCCGGTCGGATCCGCACCTCGGGCTCGGGCCCTTCATCCCGGTCCTCGAGGCGAATCGGCGCGATATCCAAGAGGGCATCAGCTCGGACAACGAGCTGGCCTACGGGCACGACCTCTTCACCGAGATGCGCGTTCTGCAGGCGGTACAGCGTGGCCTGAGCCTCAGTGAACAGCAGTCCGGCGCGGCGGACGCCCCGGCCCCTTATGGGCCCCTGGACGTGCTCAGGGCGGCGACGATCGGTGGTGCGCTGAATGCCGCGCTGTCACATCGCATCGGGACGCTCACAAGCGGCAAGAAAGCCGACCTGGTCGTCCTCTCGCTGGACCGGGTGAACACGCGCGGCGCCGGCTCCGTCATGGGTACGGTCGTGAACTTCGCCGCCATCGAGAATGTCGACGCCGTATTCGTCAACGGCGTCGTGGCGAAATGGGGCGGCCGGCTCGTGGGCCAGGACTTCGAGAATCTCGCAGAAGCGGGTGAGGCCTCGAAGGAATATCTGCTCGCGAATTCGTAGCACCGTCCCGCACCATTCCACACTGCCCCCGGAGCACCAGTCAGGCGAAAGGCTCGTCATGCCCGAGAACGAGAACGAGAACGACAGCTTCGAAATGCTCTACCGACTGCCGATCCCACCGGAAGAGGGAAAGTACCCCGGCCTGGCTCCTTCCCGTCGCGTCGAGCACGGTCTGATCGTCGAACGCGATGTGGCCGTCCCGATGCGGGACGGCGTCGTGCTCCGCGTGGACGTCTTCCGCCCGGAGGGGCAGTCGGACCTGCCGGTGCTGTTCACCTACAGCCCGTACGGAAAACACGCCCGCAAGGGGTTCCACATGCTGTACCCGCAGGCCGGGCAGGAGGACCACGGGTTCGTCGACCCGGGGACGACGGATGTCTCGGTGTCGCACTACACCGTGTGGGAGGGCCCCGACCCGCTGTACTGGTGCCGTCAGGGCTTCGCGGTCGTCAACGCGGATTCCCGAGGATCGTGGGGATCGGAGGGGTCCTTGACGTTCCATTCCCCGCAGGAGGCCGCCGACGGCTACGACATCATCGAGTGGGCGGCCGGCCGGCCGTGGAGCAACGGACGGGTCGGCATGACCGGTGTGTCCTACCTGGCGTGGAGTCAGTGGAACGTGGCGGCGACCCGGCCGCCGCACCTGTTCGCCATCAACCCGTGGGAGGGCTACTCCGACCCCTACCGCGACATCGCCATGCAGGGCGGGATCCGCGAGACCCGTTTCCGCGGGTGGTGGATCGAGTCCACGGCCTACTCCCGCAACCGGGTGGAGGACGTCGTCGAACTGTGCAGGCAGCACCCGCACTTCGACGCGTACTGGAAGGCGAGAACGCCCGACCTGTCGAAGATCGAGGTGCCGCTGTACGCAGTCGTGGACTGGGGCGACCACGGCATCCACACCCGGGGCACGATCGAGGGTTTCAAGCAGGCCGGCTCCCGTGAGAAGTGGCTCGAGGTGCACGGCCGCATGAAGTGGCCCTACTACTACCGTCCCGAGAGCCTGGCCCGGCAACTGGAGTTCTTCACGACGTTCCTGAAGGAGGCACCCGGCGCCACGTTGTCCTGGCCGCGGGTGAACATCGAGGTGCGCGAGTCGCACTTCGTGGGCGAGGTACGAGCCGAGAACACCTGGCCGCTCGAGGGCACCGTCTCGACGCCGCTGTTCCTCGACGCCGCGGCCGGCGCGCTCGTGAAGGACCTCCCGGCGGCGTCCAGCCTCAGCTACGACTCCGAGGACCCGCGGGATTTCGTCGAGTTCTCGGTCGTCTTCGACGAGGACACCGAAGTCACGGGCGCCATGTCCCTGCGGCTGTGGGTGGAGAGCGAGACGGAGGAGGCCGATCTCTTCGTGGCCGTGGAGAAGTTCGACCGTGACGGCGTGCGGGTGCCGTTCCCGTTCCAGTCCATGTTCCACGACGGGCCGGTCGCTCTCGGGTGGCTTCGTGCCAGCCACCGCGACCTCGATGCCGAGCGTTCGACCCCGCAGCAGCCGTGGCACACCCACGCCCGGTCCGTGCCGCTCGAGCCCGGCCGTCCCACCCTCGTCGACATCGAGATCTGGCCGTCCTCGACCCTGTTCCGGGCCGGGGAGCGCCTGGCGGTGCGGGTGAAGGGCAGCGACTATTACACGTATCCCGGAGTTCCGGCGGTCATCCACCACCAGGAACCGCACAACACCGGCCGGCACACCGTCCACACCGGCGGGGACCACCCCTCCCGGCTCCTCCTGCCCGTGATCGACCGCCCGGCCGGCTGACCTCCGGCGGTCCGCCCGGCAGCGACGGCGACAGGACAAGGCACCGTTCCCCTCCTGCGGCTTGATCCGCCGGACGGTCCCTAACGCCGCACCTGGTAGCGGAGGTAGACGACCCCCGAGTCGAAAGTGCTGGTCTCGGCGAGGACGAGGTCTTCCCGGCGTTCGTCGCGGGGGAAGAACGGCGTGCCGCCGCCGACGAGTACCGGGTAGACCCTGATCCGGTACTCGTCGATCAGACCGTGCGCCGCCGCCTCGGCGGCGAGCGTCGCACCGCCGATCCCGATGTGGCCTTCCCCGGGTTCGGCCCGCAGCCGTTCGATCTCCTGCACCGGGCCGCCGGAGGCCAGGCGGGTGTTGCCCCGGACCTCCGTCAGCGTGGTGGAGAACACCACCTTGGGGAGCGCGTTCCAGATCACGGCGAACTCACGCTCGAGGTCGTCGAGTTCGGGTTTCCGGTCGGCGTCCTCCCAGAACACCATCGTCTCGTACAGCCGCCGCCCCAGCAGGTGGACGTCGAGTCCGCGCACCTCGTCCATGGCGAGGCGGAAGACCTCCTCGTCGGGCACCGACCAGTCGAAGCGGCCGTCGGGCCCGACGATGTAGCCGTCGAGCGAGACGCTCATGGAACAGGTCACCTTGCGCATCGGAAAGTCCTCCTCGGAAACGGGGCCGACCGTAGGACCGTCGCACGACACACGACTCATCGCTGTTTCCCGGTTTCCCGCGGTTCGCCCGATTCCGCTGCCGCAGCACGCGGTGGCGGAGGTGGGAGGTGGAAGACCCGCGAGCCGAACGTACCCGCCGGCGCGCGCAGAGAGCGAAACGGTCCACCGACTCGGCCGGCGGACCGTCACGAAGAACCGGAGGCGATGCCGTCGCGTGAGGCGGGCCTCCTGATCCGTGTCTATCGAATGAACAGCACAGCCCCGAGGCGCGTTACCACCAGGTCAGGGTCCAGACGTCGCCGTACTTCGGGGTGCAGGTGAATGAGGTGGCAGTACCGTTGGCGATCATTCCGTTGCCGCGAATAACGCACACCTCAGGGGTGAGGATGTCGTCCTTGTGAATAACCACACCCGCTGACGCCGACGCAGTGGACGCGCCGACGAAAGACACCATCAAAGCCGCCGTGGCGACACCGGCCGCAGTGCCGATCTTACGGAATCGAGAAGATTTCAACGTTCCCCATCTCTATGTGCTCCACCAGGTCCGCCCTCCGCGCACCTGTCACCTCAGTCGGACAATTGTCCGATACTGTGACGAGACGCTAGCAC carries:
- a CDS encoding amidohydrolase family protein → MSTSQQPEKLDQITATTGDGNRRILLTGAHVITMEDQAGFLGDILISGDTIEAVGPGLAARVGGNAIVVDLTGSIVIPGLVDSHIHAWEGQLRGIAPDATFAEYMALTHGKLGKAYRPEDIAIAQRLTAARALNAGTTTIVDNSHNSRSAEHSDAAIEALRGSGIRAVYAAGPAMEGDHGHQLPADILRLRDTHASADGLLTIRMMDSWPTLESWRFAAEHGIDVSSEMGGWVTDAEQLLTSGLLHPGHTLNHCSGLTDRSWDAIAESGAAVNVVPRSDPHLGLGPFIPVLEANRRDIQEGISSDNELAYGHDLFTEMRVLQAVQRGLSLSEQQSGAADAPAPYGPLDVLRAATIGGALNAALSHRIGTLTSGKKADLVVLSLDRVNTRGAGSVMGTVVNFAAIENVDAVFVNGVVAKWGGRLVGQDFENLAEAGEASKEYLLANS
- a CDS encoding CocE/NonD family hydrolase, whose amino-acid sequence is MPENENENDSFEMLYRLPIPPEEGKYPGLAPSRRVEHGLIVERDVAVPMRDGVVLRVDVFRPEGQSDLPVLFTYSPYGKHARKGFHMLYPQAGQEDHGFVDPGTTDVSVSHYTVWEGPDPLYWCRQGFAVVNADSRGSWGSEGSLTFHSPQEAADGYDIIEWAAGRPWSNGRVGMTGVSYLAWSQWNVAATRPPHLFAINPWEGYSDPYRDIAMQGGIRETRFRGWWIESTAYSRNRVEDVVELCRQHPHFDAYWKARTPDLSKIEVPLYAVVDWGDHGIHTRGTIEGFKQAGSREKWLEVHGRMKWPYYYRPESLARQLEFFTTFLKEAPGATLSWPRVNIEVRESHFVGEVRAENTWPLEGTVSTPLFLDAAAGALVKDLPAASSLSYDSEDPRDFVEFSVVFDEDTEVTGAMSLRLWVESETEEADLFVAVEKFDRDGVRVPFPFQSMFHDGPVALGWLRASHRDLDAERSTPQQPWHTHARSVPLEPGRPTLVDIEIWPSSTLFRAGERLAVRVKGSDYYTYPGVPAVIHHQEPHNTGRHTVHTGGDHPSRLLLPVIDRPAG
- a CDS encoding dihydrofolate reductase family protein, encoding MRKVTCSMSVSLDGYIVGPDGRFDWSVPDEEVFRLAMDEVRGLDVHLLGRRLYETMVFWEDADRKPELDDLEREFAVIWNALPKVVFSTTLTEVRGNTRLASGGPVQEIERLRAEPGEGHIGIGGATLAAEAAAHGLIDEYRIRVYPVLVGGGTPFFPRDERREDLVLAETSTFDSGVVYLRYQVRR